One Ochotona princeps isolate mOchPri1 chromosome 7, mOchPri1.hap1, whole genome shotgun sequence genomic window carries:
- the GIMD1 gene encoding GTPase IMAP family member GIMD1: MTDPNKIIINLALFGMTQSGKSSAGNILLGSTDFHSSFAPCSVTTGCNLGCSCHLHNFMRREGQEVILQFRVLDTPGYPHSRLSMEHVKLEIKQALAHHFGQEGLHLALLVQRADVPFCGQEASYPVQMIQELLGNNWKNYTAVLFTHAEKIEEAGLQEDDYLEEASEPLQILLNSIQNRYAFQYKKGNSVNEQRMKILERIVGFIKENYFQPLTFK; this comes from the exons ATGACTGATCCCAACAAGATAATCATCAACTTGGCTCTCTTTGGTATGACCCAGAGTGGAAAGAGCTCTGCTGGGAACATTCTTCTGGGAAGCACTGACTTCCATAGCAGCTTTGCTCCGTGTTCCGTGACCACAGGTTGTAACCTTGGCTGCAGTTGTCACCTCCACAATTTCATGCGGCGAGAGGGGCAAGAGGTCATCCTGCAGTTCCGAGTGTTGGACACCCCAGGTTATCCACACAGCAGGTTGAGCATGGAGCACGTGAAACTTGAGATCAAGCAAGCCCTGGCACATCACTTTGGGCAAGAGGGGCTCCACTTAGCCCTGCTTGTCCAGAGAGCAGACGTACCTTTTTGTGGGCAGGAGGCATCTTACCCAGTCCAGATGATACAG GAACTTCTGGGAAACAATTGGAAGAATTACACCGCTGTGCTTTTCACCCATGCAGAAAAGATCGAAGAAGCTGGGTTGCAGGAGGATGACTACTTAGAGGAAGCCTCTGAGCCATTGCAGATATTGCTCAATTCTATTCAGAACAGATACGCTTTCCAGTACAAAAAAGGAAATTCAGTAAATGAGCAAAGAATGAAAATCCTAGAAAGAATTGTGggatttataaaagaaaattatttccaaCCACTTacctttaaataa